CTTTCTGATTACTTTGTGATTTTTTTTTCTCTTCTTGTCAGGGTATCAACCCAATCTAGGGACTCTATATATAAATAACCCTAAATATGGTTGATCATAATCAATTCCGGATAAAGCAATTGGCTTACAAATGGCTTCAAGGCACATGTACCCCTGAAGAGGAAGCCGAATTGCAAGAGTGGTATGAAACAAGTAATGGCGAACCTCTCCCTATTCCTGAGGGGCTGGCAACCGATGAACAACAACTCAAAGAGCTGTTATTTTCCAATATTAAGCAGGAAATCCAAGCGTCAAAAATCAGGCGAATTCCGCAACGGGTGAAGTTGGGTGGAATAGCTGCTGCTTTGGCACTGTTGTTTATATTACCCCTTTACCTTGTTAAAAGAACATCTGGAGATAGCCAGCAGGTAGCCGTGAAGATGCAACAACAGGTTCACCCGGGCATTAAGGCAGCCGTATTAACTTTAGCCGATGGAACTAAAATTGACCTTTCTGCCCAGCAACAGCGCGTTCTCCATCAGGATGAACAGGTGAAAGTCGTTACCACTGCTTCCGGAACCGTGCAATATCAATTTACAGCCAGCAGGAATACTGCTACAAGCCGTACCAATACCATTGAAACCCCGATTGGAACAGAGTATACGATCATTTTGGCCGATGGCAGTAAGGTGTGGCTAAATGCTGGATCCGTGCTGACGTTTCCTGAATCTTTTGCGTCGAATAGCCGGGAAGTAAAATTATCTGGGGAGGGCTATTTTGAGGTCAGCCACGATAGCAAGCGCCCCTTCTATGTGCGATCCAATGAACAGACCATTCGTGTATTCGGAACTCATTTTAATGTACGCTCTTATCCAAATGAAAACAATAAAACCACACTTATAGCCGGTTCTGTACAAGTCTCGCAATTCGGTAAGTCAAAAATGCTGAAACCTGGTCAAGCAGCATTTACCACTGGCGGGAATCTTATCGTAGCAGAAGCCAATATCGAAGAAGCAATGGCCTGGAAAAATGGTTTTTTCTATTTCGAATCGACACCCATTAAAGATGCGCTTGCCGCCATAAAACGCTGGTATAATGTGGATATCGTGTATAAAGGAACAAATGAAAAGCGTGAACTGACAGGTAAGATAAAACGCAATTCAACTGCCCAGCAACTGGTTGAGACCCTCAACTTTCTGGATATAAAATGCCGATTGGAAAACAATAAAATTGAAGTTGAACTCTAAATTATCTAATATAAAACAAACTTACCCAACTAATTATGTATAAACTTAAAACCATCCAAGGGGCTGGTAAAAAGGCAAAACTATTTGCTGCTTTACTTGCTATCCAATGCGTTTCCCATGCAAATAATTTGGCGATGGCGAATGTAAACCAATCTAAAATCAAGTTACAAGACAAGGAATACACTTTGGCAAAGTTTGCTAAAGAAATCGAGCGTCAGAGTTCTTATGTGTTTCTGTACGATAACTCACAGATCAATGATAACCAAAAAATCCGCATAAACCATAAAGATGGTTCTATTGTTGAAATTCTGGATGACAACCTGAAAGAGCTGTCGTATTCATACAAAATTGTCAACAACACCATTGTCCTAAAAAAGAAAATAAATGACATACCTTTAAGAAACACGATCAATATACAACAGCTTGTCAAAGGGCGCGTTACCGATGGCGACGGTAAAGCATTAACAGGGGTCACCATCCGCAATACAACAACAGGTAAACAGACGGAAACAGACAGCAAAGGTGAGTTTTCAATTGAAGCGACTCCTACACATCAGCTCAGCTTTAGTTCAATAGGTTATGAGACTATCAGTAGTACGGTAGGTTCCAATAGTTACCTCAATATACAGCTAAAAACTGCCAACAACCAACTGGAACAGATCGTTGTAGTCGGTTTTGGAACACAGAAGAAAAAAGACATCACGGGAGCCATTGCAACCATGAGTACAAAAGATATTGAAGATCGCCCTGTGACCCAATTAGCGAGTGCTATGGAGGGCAAAATGGCGGGGGTGGAAATTGTAAAATCTTCCGGACAACCTCAAGCTGGCTTCTCTATTCGCGTTCGCGGAACTTCAACAATTACTGCAGGTAGTAATCCATTATACATTGTAGATGGTGTTCCTACTGAAAACATATCGGAGCTCAATCCATCCGATATTCAAAGCATTTCTGTATTAAAGGATGCTGCTTCAGCCGCTGTCTATGGATCTTCTGGCGCAAATGGCGTTGTATTGATTACAACCAAAAGAGGAACAAACGGTAAGACACAGGTAAATTTCGAAACCTATCAAGGATTTTCAGCCATCAGAAAAAAGCCTAGTGTTCTAAATGCGGCACAATATAGAGAATTAATGACTGAGATGGGAGAAGCCTTGGATTGGTCGAAATATACCGCTGATACAAACTGGCCAGATCAGCTATTCCGCACCGGTTACAGCCAAAAATACCAGGCTTCAGTACGCGGTGGAGATGAAAAGACAGGGTTTTACATCTCGGGATCTTATCAAAAAGATAATGGTACGGTAATTACCAATACAGTTAATAAAGTCAATTTCAAGGTTAATTTGGATCATCAGATCAATAAAATCTTTAAGGTGGGGACCAGCTTATCT
The Sphingobacterium multivorum genome window above contains:
- a CDS encoding FecR family protein — encoded protein: MVDHNQFRIKQLAYKWLQGTCTPEEEAELQEWYETSNGEPLPIPEGLATDEQQLKELLFSNIKQEIQASKIRRIPQRVKLGGIAAALALLFILPLYLVKRTSGDSQQVAVKMQQQVHPGIKAAVLTLADGTKIDLSAQQQRVLHQDEQVKVVTTASGTVQYQFTASRNTATSRTNTIETPIGTEYTIILADGSKVWLNAGSVLTFPESFASNSREVKLSGEGYFEVSHDSKRPFYVRSNEQTIRVFGTHFNVRSYPNENNKTTLIAGSVQVSQFGKSKMLKPGQAAFTTGGNLIVAEANIEEAMAWKNGFFYFESTPIKDALAAIKRWYNVDIVYKGTNEKRELTGKIKRNSTAQQLVETLNFLDIKCRLENNKIEVEL